A genome region from Dickeya dadantii NCPPB 898 includes the following:
- a CDS encoding ABC transporter substrate-binding protein, with protein sequence MKKTAYALALALGMVTGVGYAAESIPAQKVDQALHDRLPDDIKKAGKIVAVNNGSFPPYEIVKGPTEMDGASADLAEALGQLLGVKIEHATVSGLSGVLAGIKSGRYQMAIGPVGDYPDRQKDNDFIDYAQEFVVFAVQKGNPQNINGLDDACGKNIAVMAGGSAEQVIRKQSQVCSDAGKPAVTVQSFTDQPSSILAVRSKRSDAFFSSQAPLVYFVGQANGQLELTAVGKKNGFGDIFQGSVVPKDSQLGKVVLDAYKELFKNGTYAAIMKKWKLDNNTLSEPGVNLAKGAAK encoded by the coding sequence TGGGAATGGTGACCGGCGTCGGCTATGCCGCCGAGAGTATTCCGGCCCAAAAAGTGGATCAGGCGCTGCACGATCGTCTGCCTGACGATATCAAGAAGGCCGGGAAGATCGTTGCCGTGAACAACGGCTCCTTCCCCCCGTACGAGATTGTTAAAGGCCCGACCGAGATGGATGGCGCCAGCGCCGATCTGGCCGAAGCGCTGGGGCAATTGCTGGGCGTCAAGATTGAACATGCCACGGTGAGCGGCCTGTCCGGAGTCCTGGCGGGCATCAAGTCCGGCCGGTATCAGATGGCGATTGGCCCGGTGGGGGATTACCCCGATCGCCAGAAAGATAATGACTTCATCGACTACGCGCAAGAGTTCGTGGTATTTGCCGTGCAGAAAGGCAATCCACAAAATATCAATGGGTTGGATGATGCCTGCGGCAAGAATATCGCGGTGATGGCCGGCGGTTCCGCTGAGCAGGTTATCCGCAAGCAGTCTCAGGTCTGCTCCGATGCCGGTAAACCCGCTGTCACCGTGCAATCGTTTACGGATCAGCCTTCGTCTATTTTGGCCGTGCGTTCCAAGCGTTCTGACGCTTTTTTCTCTTCCCAGGCTCCGCTGGTGTATTTCGTGGGGCAGGCCAATGGTCAGCTTGAGTTGACTGCCGTCGGCAAGAAGAATGGTTTCGGCGATATTTTCCAGGGGTCGGTGGTGCCGAAGGATTCGCAACTGGGCAAAGTGGTGCTGGACGCCTATAAAGAACTGTTCAAGAACGGGACTTACGCCGCCATCATGAAAAAGTGGAAGCTGGACAATAACACTCTCTCTGAACCGGGAGTGAACCTGGCGAAGGGAGCGGCGAAATGA
- a CDS encoding helix-turn-helix transcriptional regulator — MSTSLVTGESNDLDLLDQRPFTQTDYEILKSYEAVVDGLAMLIGDHCEIVLHSLDDLKCSAVRIANGEHTGRKIGSPITDLALRMLHDMAGEDSSVSRAYFTRAKSGVLMKSVTIAIRNREQRVIGLLCINMNLDVPFSQIMQTFMPPEIKEVASSVNFASSVDELVAQTLEFTIEEVNADRNVSNNAKNRQIVLNLYEKGIFDIKDAINQVADRLNISKHTVYLYIRQFKSGDFSGHDR, encoded by the coding sequence ATGTCTACTTCGCTTGTTACTGGCGAATCCAATGACCTTGATTTGCTGGACCAGCGTCCGTTCACGCAGACGGATTATGAAATCCTGAAATCGTATGAAGCAGTGGTCGACGGTCTGGCGATGCTGATCGGCGATCATTGCGAGATCGTGCTGCACTCGCTGGACGACCTGAAATGCTCGGCGGTCCGTATCGCCAATGGCGAGCACACCGGACGTAAAATCGGCTCACCCATCACCGATCTGGCGTTGCGCATGCTGCACGATATGGCAGGCGAAGACAGCAGCGTTTCCAGAGCGTATTTCACCCGCGCCAAAAGCGGCGTATTGATGAAGTCGGTAACCATCGCTATCCGCAATCGCGAACAGCGCGTGATCGGGCTGTTGTGCATCAATATGAATCTCGACGTCCCCTTCTCACAGATCATGCAAACCTTCATGCCGCCTGAAATTAAAGAAGTGGCATCCTCCGTCAACTTTGCGTCTTCGGTGGATGAACTGGTGGCGCAGACGCTGGAGTTCACTATCGAAGAGGTGAACGCCGATCGCAACGTCTCCAACAATGCCAAGAACCGCCAGATTGTGCTCAATCTCTATGAGAAAGGCATCTTCGATATCAAGGACGCCATCAATCAGGTGGCCGACCGGCTGAATATTTCCAAGCATACCGTCTACCTGTATATCCGCCAGTTCAAGAGCGGCGACTTCAGCGGGCACGATCGTTAA
- the pmrA gene encoding two-component system response regulator PmrA translates to MKLLIVEDDTLLQEGLLQAMRNEGYVCDCASTAKEADALITSAHYSLVVLDLGLPDEDGLTLLNRWRRNRYQQPVLILTARDTVDDRVTGLDVGADDYMIKPFALSEFQARVRALIRRHQGSSDSWIRVDNITLDLNNQQVMLDDKPIVLTPKEFAILSRLILKAGSQVHREVLHQDLYSWDDDPSSNSLEVHIHNLRQKIGKNRIKTLRGFGYLLTKGDQT, encoded by the coding sequence ATGAAACTTTTGATTGTTGAAGATGATACGCTGTTACAGGAAGGATTATTGCAGGCGATGCGCAACGAAGGGTATGTCTGCGATTGCGCCTCCACTGCCAAAGAAGCGGATGCCCTGATCACCAGCGCCCACTACAGCCTGGTGGTACTGGATTTGGGGTTGCCGGATGAAGACGGCCTCACCCTGCTAAACCGCTGGCGGCGGAACCGCTACCAGCAACCGGTGTTAATTCTGACCGCCCGCGATACCGTGGACGATCGCGTTACCGGGCTGGACGTCGGCGCAGACGATTACATGATAAAGCCCTTTGCGCTGAGCGAATTTCAGGCAAGGGTCCGCGCACTGATCCGCCGCCATCAGGGATCCAGCGACAGCTGGATCCGGGTAGACAACATCACGCTCGATCTCAACAATCAACAGGTCATGCTGGACGATAAACCGATCGTCCTGACCCCCAAAGAGTTCGCCATTCTGTCCCGACTGATCCTCAAGGCCGGTTCACAGGTACACCGCGAAGTGCTGCATCAGGACCTTTACAGCTGGGACGACGACCCCTCCTCCAATTCGCTGGAAGTGCATATCCACAACCTGCGGCAGAAGATCGGCAAAAATCGAATCAAGACCCTGCGCGGTTTCGGTTATCTTCTGACCAAAGGGGACCAGACATGA
- the eptA gene encoding phosphoethanolamine transferase EptA produces MFKMSRLSRPVWSSFTYNLVFAAFITLIQNIAYYRQVSHLVAINTWRDGLFLATMPVVIFAVLNVLFALLFISWLRQGVVALLLVGGAAVQYFMINYGIIIDRTMMQNVFETNMAESMALVTPQYLLWLTLLGIVPALGALWVKIKPTPLSWVTIGARCFSILMSIVAILLVATFFYKDYASLMRNNKELVKSLTPSNIIFANISYYRHHAQANLPLVQIGLDAHKNPQASGDAKKNLVILVVGETSRAENFSLGGYDKPTNPRLANDNVIYFGQTASCGTSTGVSVPCMFSNMPRAGYDEQLASHQEGLLDVLQHAGVNVRWQENDGGCKGACDRVPSTDITALNLPDQCSGGECHDEALFSDVEDYINQLNNDGIIVLHTMGSHGPAYYQRYPDDFRKFTPTCDTNQIQTCSRESLINTYDNTILYVDYIVDKAINVLKGHQDKFNTALVYLSDHGESLGEDGIYLHSMPYAVAPTQQTHIPMLMWLSGGYQQQFSIDDSCMRKQAGQQRFSQDNLFHTVLGMFNIATKEYQAPLDILQPCRGTS; encoded by the coding sequence ATGTTTAAAATGTCTCGTCTCTCCCGCCCCGTCTGGAGCAGCTTTACCTATAACCTGGTGTTCGCTGCTTTCATTACCCTGATACAAAATATCGCCTACTATCGCCAGGTTTCACATCTGGTCGCTATCAATACCTGGCGGGATGGATTATTCCTGGCCACCATGCCTGTAGTCATTTTTGCGGTACTAAATGTTCTGTTCGCCCTGCTGTTCATTTCCTGGCTGCGTCAGGGCGTGGTCGCTCTGCTGCTGGTTGGCGGTGCGGCGGTACAATATTTCATGATCAACTACGGCATCATCATCGACCGTACCATGATGCAGAATGTGTTCGAAACCAACATGGCAGAATCCATGGCGCTGGTGACGCCACAGTATCTGCTCTGGTTGACGCTGCTGGGCATCGTTCCCGCGCTGGGCGCGCTGTGGGTTAAAATCAAACCGACGCCGTTAAGTTGGGTCACGATTGGCGCCCGCTGCTTCAGCATCCTGATGTCGATCGTCGCGATTCTGCTGGTCGCCACCTTTTTCTATAAAGATTACGCCTCGCTGATGCGAAATAATAAGGAACTGGTGAAATCGCTGACCCCCAGCAATATTATTTTCGCCAACATTTCTTATTACCGTCATCACGCGCAAGCCAATTTGCCGCTGGTGCAAATCGGGTTGGATGCGCATAAAAATCCGCAGGCAAGCGGCGATGCCAAAAAGAATTTGGTGATTCTGGTGGTGGGGGAAACGTCCCGTGCCGAGAACTTTTCGCTCGGCGGCTACGACAAGCCCACCAACCCGCGGCTGGCCAACGATAATGTGATCTATTTCGGTCAGACGGCGTCCTGCGGCACCTCTACCGGGGTTTCCGTTCCCTGTATGTTCTCCAACATGCCGCGCGCCGGCTACGATGAACAACTGGCCTCCCATCAGGAAGGATTGCTGGATGTGCTGCAACACGCCGGCGTCAACGTTCGCTGGCAGGAGAACGACGGCGGCTGCAAAGGCGCCTGCGATCGCGTGCCGAGCACGGATATCACCGCGCTGAATCTGCCTGACCAGTGCAGTGGTGGGGAGTGCCATGACGAAGCATTGTTTAGCGACGTCGAAGATTACATCAATCAGTTGAACAACGACGGCATCATTGTGCTGCATACGATGGGCAGCCACGGGCCGGCTTATTACCAGCGCTATCCCGACGACTTTCGAAAATTCACCCCGACCTGCGATACCAATCAGATCCAGACATGCTCGCGAGAATCATTAATCAATACTTACGATAATACGATTCTCTACGTAGACTATATTGTTGATAAGGCAATTAATGTCTTGAAAGGGCATCAGGATAAATTTAACACCGCTTTGGTTTATCTTTCCGACCACGGCGAGTCACTGGGCGAAGATGGGATCTACCTGCACAGCATGCCGTACGCGGTCGCGCCCACACAACAAACCCATATCCCGATGCTGATGTGGCTTTCCGGCGGCTATCAGCAACAGTTCTCCATCGACGACAGTTGCATGCGCAAGCAAGCCGGCCAGCAACGTTTTTCCCAGGACAATCTGTTCCATACCGTTCTGGGCATGTTTAACATTGCGACAAAGGAATATCAGGCGCCGCTTGATATTCTTCAACCGTGTCGGGGCACTTCATGA
- a CDS encoding amino acid ABC transporter permease produces the protein MNDGATDSRTSENADVKARDVAFAHSAPRYGRLVSWIVVLLVAADFFWVVATNPNFEWKVVVQWFTEGSVMKGLEVTLGLTVIAMLLGVALGLLLAVARLSDNRLLSGLSGLYIWFFRGTPLLVQLIFWYNLSTLFPTISLAIPVTGPTLVEWKTNDLITPLTAAIAGLALNEAAYMAEIIRSGLLSVDQGQIETTQAFGMSRMRALRRIIIPQAMRAIIPPTGNQLISMIKATSLVSVIAMSDLLYSVQAIYNRTFEIIPMLMVAVIWYLLITSILNVGQSAIERYYARGSRRTVSVGKRRPAPNQESESASAAVGQPWMKKEGA, from the coding sequence ATGAACGACGGCGCCACGGATTCTCGAACCAGCGAAAATGCTGACGTAAAGGCGCGTGACGTGGCGTTTGCCCACAGTGCGCCACGCTATGGGCGCCTGGTTTCCTGGATTGTGGTCTTGCTGGTCGCCGCCGATTTTTTCTGGGTGGTGGCGACCAACCCCAATTTTGAGTGGAAAGTGGTGGTGCAGTGGTTTACCGAAGGCTCGGTCATGAAAGGGTTGGAGGTTACGCTGGGGCTGACGGTTATCGCCATGCTGCTCGGCGTCGCGCTGGGGCTGCTGCTGGCGGTTGCCCGCCTGTCGGACAATCGCTTGCTAAGCGGGCTGTCCGGTTTATACATCTGGTTTTTCCGGGGAACGCCGCTGCTGGTGCAACTGATTTTCTGGTACAACCTGTCTACGTTGTTTCCGACTATTTCGCTGGCGATTCCGGTTACCGGGCCGACGCTGGTCGAGTGGAAGACCAACGATCTGATTACGCCGCTGACCGCCGCTATCGCCGGTCTGGCGTTGAACGAAGCGGCCTATATGGCGGAGATTATCCGTTCGGGTCTGTTATCGGTGGATCAGGGCCAGATAGAAACCACGCAGGCCTTCGGGATGAGCCGGATGAGGGCGCTACGCCGCATTATTATTCCCCAGGCTATGCGCGCCATTATTCCGCCGACCGGCAACCAGTTAATCAGCATGATCAAGGCGACTTCGCTGGTGAGCGTGATTGCTATGAGCGATCTGTTGTACTCGGTGCAGGCCATCTATAACCGGACCTTTGAGATTATCCCGATGCTGATGGTAGCGGTGATTTGGTATCTGCTGATTACTTCGATACTGAACGTCGGCCAGTCGGCGATCGAGCGTTATTACGCCCGCGGTTCGCGCCGCACGGTTTCGGTCGGCAAACGCCGACCGGCGCCAAATCAGGAATCGGAGAGCGCATCTGCCGCCGTCGGGCAGCCCTGGATGAAGAAGGAGGGTGCATGA
- the pmrB gene encoding two-component system sensor histidine kinase PmrB has translation MRLIPRNLADRTTSIRKQLVLTLGCILLICQLISVFWLWFESKEQIELLVNQTLTAQSHEDDIQFEIYEAIAALSLPGLVMVTATLLICAQAISRLTRPLTELQQELQNRSAENLEPLQQQSNLTEVAAVIASMNQLFTRFSESLRRDRLFASNVAHELRTPLAGIRLSLELHEQVHKIDCQPLIKRIDHLTKTIEQLLLLARVGNELAAGHYESVSLVDDVIAPKQEELEEMASIRHQQLDWRSDTQTGTVPGNATLLQLLLRNLVENAYRYSPENSTITVRITDHSNGGCELVVADEGPGINESQVGELTKAFVRMDTRYGGIGLGLSIVTRIVQLHHGEFFLENRRDRTGTQARVVLHTHIHI, from the coding sequence ATGAGGCTCATCCCCCGAAACCTTGCGGATCGCACCACCAGCATCAGGAAACAGCTGGTTCTGACGCTCGGCTGTATCTTGCTGATTTGCCAGCTTATCAGCGTGTTTTGGCTATGGTTTGAGAGCAAAGAACAAATTGAACTGCTGGTTAATCAGACGCTGACCGCACAATCACACGAAGATGATATCCAGTTCGAGATTTATGAGGCGATAGCCGCTCTCAGTCTGCCGGGTCTGGTCATGGTTACCGCCACCTTATTAATATGCGCACAGGCCATCAGTCGTCTTACGCGCCCACTCACCGAGCTGCAGCAGGAGTTGCAAAATCGGAGCGCCGAAAATCTGGAGCCGCTCCAGCAACAAAGCAACCTCACCGAAGTCGCGGCCGTCATCGCCAGCATGAACCAGCTGTTTACACGTTTTAGCGAATCGCTGCGTCGCGACCGGCTCTTCGCCTCGAATGTTGCGCATGAGCTGCGCACCCCGCTGGCGGGTATCCGGCTCAGTCTGGAATTGCACGAACAAGTGCACAAGATCGACTGCCAGCCATTAATCAAGCGCATCGACCATCTGACTAAAACCATCGAACAGTTGCTGTTGCTGGCTCGGGTCGGAAACGAACTCGCCGCCGGCCACTATGAGTCAGTGTCCCTGGTTGACGATGTGATTGCGCCAAAACAGGAAGAGCTGGAGGAAATGGCATCCATACGTCACCAACAGCTCGACTGGCGGTCGGACACGCAGACCGGCACCGTACCGGGCAATGCGACGCTATTACAGTTGCTGCTGCGTAATCTGGTGGAAAACGCCTATCGATACAGCCCGGAAAACAGCACTATCACCGTCAGGATCACCGACCATTCCAACGGTGGTTGTGAACTGGTCGTCGCGGACGAGGGACCGGGAATCAACGAATCCCAGGTGGGAGAACTGACCAAAGCGTTTGTACGCATGGATACCCGCTACGGCGGCATCGGGCTCGGGCTGAGCATCGTGACCCGCATCGTGCAGTTGCACCACGGCGAGTTCTTTCTGGAAAACCGGCGTGACCGCACCGGGACTCAGGCCCGTGTGGTGCTGCATACGCATATCCATATCTGA
- a CDS encoding amino acid ABC transporter ATP-binding protein, whose product MNDIMPLVRARNVQKSYGDNEVLKGIDLDVYPGEVVVILGPSGSGKSTFLRCINHLEDMSAGSIMVGEEQIGYELKHGRLHRLSPHRIARQRREIGMVFQQFNLYPHMTVLQNIIEAPIGVHKRPKGEAIRYAKELLNTVGLSDKADAWPRHLSGGQQQRVAIARALAIKPRLMLFDEPTSALDPELVGEVLATMRALAEQGLTMIVVTHEIGFAREAADRVVFMDGGVVVEQGSAEAVLTTPRHPRTQAFLSRFI is encoded by the coding sequence ATGAACGATATAATGCCGCTGGTACGTGCCCGCAATGTTCAGAAAAGCTATGGCGACAATGAAGTCCTGAAAGGGATCGACCTGGATGTCTATCCGGGCGAGGTGGTGGTGATTCTGGGGCCTTCCGGTTCGGGTAAGTCGACGTTTTTGCGTTGTATCAACCATTTGGAGGATATGAGCGCCGGTTCGATCATGGTGGGGGAAGAGCAGATTGGCTACGAACTCAAGCACGGTCGTCTGCATCGTCTGTCGCCCCACCGTATCGCAAGGCAGCGCCGGGAGATAGGCATGGTGTTTCAGCAGTTCAATCTTTATCCCCATATGACGGTGCTGCAGAACATTATCGAAGCGCCAATCGGCGTGCACAAACGGCCCAAAGGGGAAGCGATTCGCTACGCGAAGGAATTGCTGAACACGGTCGGGCTGAGCGATAAGGCCGATGCCTGGCCCCGTCATCTGTCCGGCGGCCAGCAGCAGCGGGTGGCGATTGCCCGAGCGCTGGCGATCAAGCCGCGGCTGATGCTGTTCGACGAGCCCACATCGGCGCTCGACCCGGAGCTGGTGGGCGAGGTGCTGGCCACCATGCGTGCGCTGGCGGAGCAGGGGCTGACGATGATTGTCGTTACCCACGAGATTGGATTCGCCCGGGAGGCGGCCGATCGGGTGGTGTTTATGGATGGCGGCGTGGTGGTGGAGCAGGGCAGCGCCGAGGCGGTACTGACCACTCCGCGCCATCCGCGTACCCAGGCGTTTCTCAGTCGTTTTATCTGA